From Aerosticca soli, a single genomic window includes:
- a CDS encoding amino acid permease, which produces MTEQLQRRLTARHITFMALGMAIGAGLFLGSASTIQLAGPSVLIAYAIGGTMIFIIMRALGELAVHEPVAGSFATYAHRYIGPLAGYLTGWNYWILMMGVGIAESTAVGIYMGQWFPDVPQWLWAFASVLLIGGLNLMAVKVYGELEFWFALIKVATVVLLILGGLGMILFGWGNSGRPVGFANLWTHGGWFPHGLTGTLLALPVLVFSFGGIETIGMAAAEAEQPERTIPRAVNSVIWRILIFYVGALLVIMALYPWDAIGTRGSPFVTTFDRLGIRQAAGLINFVVISAALSCFNSTTFSGSRMLYSLARQGQAPALLGRLDRHGVPTAGVLLTIGFLLLGVLLNYWVPGRIFGMVMSILAFNTVWVWGTVLVAHWRFRRSRREVPAFHLRLWPWSSLLCLVFLAFVWVMLGINPDTRVAIYVGVAWLAFLCVAYRLFGIGRRMRLAAVPVP; this is translated from the coding sequence ATGACCGAGCAACTGCAACGCCGCCTCACCGCGCGCCACATCACCTTCATGGCGCTCGGCATGGCGATCGGCGCCGGCCTGTTTCTAGGCTCGGCGAGCACGATCCAGCTGGCCGGTCCGTCGGTGCTCATCGCCTACGCGATCGGCGGGACGATGATCTTCATCATCATGCGCGCGCTCGGCGAGCTGGCCGTGCACGAACCGGTGGCCGGTTCGTTCGCCACCTATGCGCACCGCTACATCGGGCCGCTGGCCGGCTATCTCACCGGCTGGAACTACTGGATCCTGATGATGGGGGTGGGCATCGCCGAGAGCACCGCGGTGGGCATCTACATGGGCCAGTGGTTTCCCGACGTGCCGCAGTGGCTGTGGGCGTTCGCCAGCGTGCTGCTGATCGGCGGGCTCAACCTGATGGCGGTGAAGGTGTATGGCGAGCTGGAATTCTGGTTCGCGCTGATCAAGGTGGCGACGGTGGTGCTGCTGATCCTCGGCGGGCTCGGCATGATCCTGTTCGGCTGGGGCAACAGCGGCCGGCCGGTCGGCTTTGCCAATCTGTGGACGCACGGCGGCTGGTTTCCGCACGGACTCACCGGCACCTTGCTGGCCTTGCCGGTGCTGGTGTTCTCCTTCGGCGGCATCGAGACCATCGGCATGGCCGCGGCCGAGGCCGAGCAGCCCGAGCGCACCATCCCGCGGGCGGTGAACTCGGTGATCTGGCGCATCCTGATTTTTTACGTCGGCGCGCTGCTGGTGATCATGGCGCTGTATCCGTGGGATGCGATCGGCACCCGGGGCAGCCCGTTCGTGACCACCTTCGACCGGCTCGGCATCCGCCAGGCCGCGGGGCTGATCAATTTCGTGGTGATCAGCGCCGCGCTCTCATGCTTCAACTCCACCACTTTCAGCGGCAGCCGCATGCTCTACAGCCTGGCACGGCAGGGCCAGGCGCCGGCGCTGCTGGGCCGTCTGGACCGCCACGGCGTGCCCACGGCCGGCGTGCTGCTCACCATCGGCTTCCTGCTCCTGGGCGTGCTGCTCAACTACTGGGTGCCCGGACGCATCTTCGGCATGGTGATGTCGATCCTGGCCTTCAACACGGTCTGGGTGTGGGGCACGGTGCTGGTCGCGCACTGGCGCTTCCGGCGCAGCCGGCGCGAGGTGCCGGCTTTCCACTTGCGGCTGTGGCCGTGGAGCAGTCTGCTGTGCCTGGTCTTTCTGGCCTTCGTCTGGGTGATGCTCGGGATCAATCCGGACACCCGCGTGGCGATCTACGTCGGTGTCGCCTGGCTGGCCTTTCTGTGTGTGGCCTATCGCCTGTTCGGCATCGGGCGGCGCATGCGTCTGGCCGCGGTGCCCGTGCCCTGA
- a CDS encoding M20 family metallopeptidase yields MDTHRLQRFVDELWDAEIVPRLMDYIRIPNVSPLFDPDWAAHGHMDRAVDLLAGWAKAKLAALPGATLEVVRLEGRTPLIYIEVPGQGEETVLLYGHLDKQPEMSGWAEGLGPWTPVLEGDRLYGRGGADDGYALFGSLAALLALHDQGLAHARCVILIEACEESGSYDLPCYVDHLAARIGEPALVVCLDSGCGNYDQLWLTTSLRGLTGGELRVQILEEGVHSGDASGVVPSSFRILRQLLDRLEDAGSGEIRPRELHAAIPPQRVAQAEQAARILGSAVYDKFPFVAGARPVSEDLPSLVLNRTWRPQLEVTGADGLPLLGRAGNVLRPFTAVKLSLRLPPTLDGARAGSFVKRLLETDPPYGAKVEFRLEKDGSGWDAPPLEPWLERAVSEASEHFFGAPAAFMGEGGSIPFMGMLGERFPGAQFFITGVLGPHANAHGPNEFLHIPTGKKVSMVVAEVVARHALEAGGR; encoded by the coding sequence ATGGACACCCACCGGCTGCAACGTTTCGTCGATGAGCTATGGGACGCAGAGATCGTCCCGCGGCTCATGGACTACATCCGCATTCCCAATGTCTCGCCCTTGTTCGATCCGGACTGGGCGGCGCATGGTCACATGGATCGGGCGGTGGACCTGCTCGCCGGCTGGGCGAAGGCCAAGCTGGCCGCGTTGCCGGGCGCCACGCTGGAGGTGGTGCGGCTGGAAGGGCGCACGCCGCTGATCTATATCGAAGTGCCGGGGCAGGGCGAGGAAACCGTGCTGCTCTACGGGCACCTGGACAAGCAGCCGGAGATGAGCGGCTGGGCGGAGGGGCTCGGGCCGTGGACGCCGGTGCTCGAGGGCGACCGGCTGTACGGCCGCGGCGGAGCGGACGATGGCTATGCCCTGTTCGGCTCGCTCGCCGCCCTGCTCGCCCTGCATGATCAGGGCCTGGCCCATGCGCGCTGCGTGATCCTGATCGAAGCGTGCGAGGAATCGGGCAGCTACGACCTGCCGTGCTATGTCGACCATCTCGCCGCGCGCATCGGCGAGCCGGCGCTGGTGGTGTGCCTGGATTCCGGTTGCGGCAACTATGACCAGCTGTGGCTCACCACCTCGCTGCGTGGGCTGACCGGCGGCGAGCTGCGCGTGCAGATTCTCGAGGAAGGCGTGCATTCGGGCGATGCCTCCGGCGTGGTGCCCTCGAGCTTCCGCATCCTGCGTCAGCTGCTCGACCGGCTCGAGGATGCCGGCAGCGGCGAGATCCGTCCGCGCGAGTTGCACGCGGCGATTCCGCCGCAGCGTGTGGCGCAGGCCGAGCAGGCGGCACGCATCCTGGGGTCGGCGGTCTACGACAAATTCCCTTTCGTCGCTGGCGCCCGGCCGGTCAGCGAGGATCTGCCCAGCCTGGTGCTCAATCGCACCTGGCGTCCGCAGCTGGAGGTGACCGGGGCCGACGGTCTGCCGCTGCTCGGTCGGGCCGGCAACGTGCTGCGCCCGTTCACCGCGGTCAAGCTCAGCTTGCGCTTGCCGCCCACGCTCGACGGCGCCCGGGCCGGGTCGTTCGTCAAAAGGCTGCTGGAGACCGATCCGCCGTACGGCGCCAAGGTCGAGTTCCGGCTGGAAAAGGACGGCAGCGGTTGGGATGCGCCGCCGCTCGAACCCTGGCTCGAGCGCGCGGTGAGCGAGGCATCCGAGCATTTCTTCGGTGCGCCGGCCGCCTTCATGGGCGAGGGCGGCTCGATCCCGTTCATGGGCATGCTCGGCGAGCGCTTTCCCGGGGCGCAGTTCTTCATCACCGGGGTGCTCGGCCCGCATGCCAATGCGCACGGCCCCAACGAGTTCCTACATATTCCGACCGGCAAGAAGGTGTCGATGGTGGTCGCCGAGGTGGTGGCCCGGCATGCCCTCGAGGCGGGCGGGCGATGA
- the fghA gene encoding S-formylglutathione hydrolase yields the protein MSDLQRLERHACFGGWQDVYRHHSASLGCAMNFGVYLPPQARQRPCSVLYWLSGLGCTEQNFITKAGAQRRASELGLILVAPDTSPRGAAVADDPAYDLGQGAGFYVNATQAPWSAHYRMYDYVVEELPALIEAAFAVRPGLRGVAGHSMGGHGALVVALRNPGRYRSVSAFAPIVAPSRVPWGEKAFSAYLGSDRTTWAAYDAVALVQQATGERLPLLVDQGEADEFLGRELHPEWLQQACALVGHPLTLRRHAEYDHGYYFVASFIDDHLDWHARALAG from the coding sequence ATGAGCGACTTGCAACGACTGGAACGCCACGCCTGTTTCGGCGGCTGGCAGGACGTCTACCGGCATCATTCCGCGAGCCTGGGCTGCGCGATGAACTTCGGCGTCTATCTGCCGCCGCAGGCGCGGCAGCGGCCTTGCTCGGTGCTGTACTGGCTCTCGGGGTTGGGCTGCACCGAGCAGAACTTCATCACCAAGGCCGGCGCGCAGCGGCGGGCGAGCGAGCTCGGTCTGATCCTGGTGGCGCCGGACACCAGCCCGCGCGGCGCGGCCGTGGCCGACGATCCGGCCTATGACCTGGGCCAGGGCGCCGGGTTCTATGTCAACGCCACGCAGGCACCGTGGTCGGCGCACTACCGCATGTACGACTACGTGGTCGAGGAATTGCCCGCGCTCATCGAGGCGGCCTTCGCGGTGCGGCCGGGTCTGCGTGGCGTGGCCGGCCATTCCATGGGCGGACACGGCGCACTTGTGGTGGCCTTGCGCAATCCGGGCCGCTATCGCAGCGTGTCGGCGTTCGCGCCGATCGTCGCGCCTTCGCGGGTGCCGTGGGGGGAGAAGGCCTTCTCCGCCTATCTCGGCAGCGATCGCACCACTTGGGCGGCCTACGATGCCGTGGCGCTGGTGCAGCAGGCGACCGGCGAACGGCTGCCGTTGCTCGTCGACCAGGGCGAGGCCGACGAATTCCTCGGGCGGGAGCTGCATCCGGAATGGTTGCAGCAGGCCTGCGCGCTGGTCGGGCATCCGCTCACCCTGCGCCGGCATGCGGAGTACGACCACGGCTACTACTTCGTCGCCAGCTTCATCGACGATCACCTGGACTGGCACGCCCGCGCGCTCGCCGGCTGA
- a CDS encoding YggS family pyridoxal phosphate-dependent enzyme encodes MAMQTALAARLADVRARIDAACRAAGRDPAEVALLPVSKGFDADTIRAAAALGLRRFGENRVQELAVKAAALAELGLEWVVIGHLQTNKARDVARLAGEVQSLDRLELAAALQRRLELEDRVLPVLIEVKTSPEPSKQGLPPASLGDFLARLAEFPRLQVEGLMTIAEHSADPARVRACFRLLRQLRESMAARGHVLPRLSMGMSEDFALAIAEGSTEVRIGSALFGPRLPNDRV; translated from the coding sequence ATGGCGATGCAGACGGCGCTCGCCGCCCGGCTGGCCGACGTCCGTGCGCGGATCGATGCGGCCTGTCGCGCGGCAGGCCGCGATCCGGCCGAGGTGGCGCTGTTGCCGGTCAGCAAGGGATTCGATGCCGACACCATCCGTGCCGCGGCGGCGCTGGGGTTGCGCCGCTTCGGCGAGAACCGCGTGCAGGAGCTCGCCGTGAAGGCCGCGGCGCTGGCCGAGCTCGGGCTGGAATGGGTCGTGATCGGCCATCTGCAGACCAACAAGGCCAGGGACGTGGCGCGCTTGGCCGGCGAGGTGCAGTCGCTCGACCGGCTGGAACTGGCCGCGGCGCTGCAGCGCCGGCTGGAGCTGGAAGACCGCGTGTTGCCCGTGCTGATCGAGGTCAAGACCTCGCCCGAGCCGTCCAAGCAGGGCCTGCCGCCTGCCTCGCTCGGCGATTTCCTCGCGCGCCTGGCCGAGTTCCCGCGGCTGCAGGTGGAAGGCTTGATGACCATCGCCGAGCACAGCGCCGATCCGGCCCGGGTACGCGCCTGTTTCCGTCTGTTGCGCCAGTTGCGCGAGTCCATGGCGGCGCGCGGCCACGTGCTGCCACGGCTGTCGATGGGCATGAGCGAGGATTTTGCCCTCGCCATCGCCGAGGGCAGCACCGAGGTGCGCATCGGCAGCGCCCTGTTCGGTCCGCGATTGCCGAACGACAGGGTTTAG
- a CDS encoding rhomboid family intramembrane serine protease — MPSRLPPATRALLIVNILVFLLQLMWPDLVLAGALWPLDSGLFAPWQIVTNAFMHGGFDHLLFNMFALYMFGGAIEYALGTPRFVVYYFVCLIVASLLQLVVLRYFLHDAHTPTVGASGAIFGLLLAFGMLFPQEKLMLIFLPIPMPAWLFVIGYALVELLSGVTGLMPGVAHFAHLGGMLGGWVLLQYWRGRLPFKPRRRLLR, encoded by the coding sequence ATGCCGTCACGCCTGCCGCCCGCCACCCGCGCCCTGCTCATCGTCAACATCCTCGTCTTCCTGCTGCAGCTCATGTGGCCCGACCTCGTGCTGGCCGGCGCGCTGTGGCCGCTGGACAGCGGGCTGTTCGCGCCCTGGCAGATCGTCACCAACGCCTTCATGCACGGCGGTTTCGATCACCTGCTGTTCAACATGTTCGCGCTGTACATGTTCGGCGGGGCGATCGAGTACGCGCTGGGCACGCCGCGCTTCGTGGTCTATTACTTCGTCTGCCTGATCGTGGCCTCGCTGCTGCAGCTCGTGGTGCTCAGGTATTTCCTGCATGACGCGCATACGCCGACGGTGGGCGCCTCCGGCGCGATCTTCGGCCTGCTGCTCGCCTTTGGCATGTTGTTCCCGCAGGAGAAGCTGATGCTGATCTTCCTGCCGATCCCGATGCCGGCCTGGCTGTTCGTGATCGGCTATGCGCTGGTGGAGCTGCTGTCGGGCGTCACCGGCTTGATGCCCGGGGTAGCCCATTTCGCCCACCTGGGCGGCATGCTCGGCGGCTGGGTGCTGCTCCAGTACTGGCGGGGACGGTTGCCGTTCAAGCCGCGCCGGCGTCTGTTACGCTGA
- the rapA gene encoding RNA polymerase-associated protein RapA, which yields MFVPGQRWISTAEPELGLGTVLRVEGRHVQVLFAKAGVLRSYASDSAPLERAEFRPGQRVAGKGVAFLVERVEIKDGLLIYRGEGRELHEGQLDDEQSVSRADERLIGGRTDPVAQFELRVEALKRRAQARRSPAWGLGAARIGLLPHQLRVAGIAAARRPPRVLLADEVGLGKTIEAGMILARQLATGRAERVLVLLPEPLVYQWFVELWRRFNLPFAIYDEERCEAIACNDPARNPFEDEQLVIADFGLFEGREERTSQLLAARWDIVVVDEAHHLEWTPAAASPRYALVEKLAAVSPGLILLTATPEQLGRAGHFARLRLLDPQRYHDLDAYLEETARFRGLSAIADRLQQGLPLTLAQQAELERAFAGDAHLTALLAEPGRPAHARELLGALIDRHGTGRVMFRNRRAGVGGFPRRRPVWEAVARAADEARRQAWLAEFHADIQPRPPALSFDYGDDPRLAALLALLERHPQDKFLLICRSQAKVLALEEALRTRTGIGLARFHEGLGLVQRDRNAAWFAQADGARLLLCSEIGSEGRNFQFAHHLVLWDLPLDPDLLEQRIGRLDRIGQPHDIDIHLLVPPDSAQHVLARWYDEGIDAFRESPADGRELLRRFGAPLAALAEAHARGDDERDQELEVLIAETRAAHTELAAMIQEGRDHLLELAASRDPHADELLPALRAEDDDPGRDAFIQRLMEHFGVHVEELDAHTLVLDPQYLSTDALPGLGEGPQAATFDRATALIREDLPLLRLDHPLVQGAMDLVLSGEQGNAAFMIDDALPPRSALLQAVFVLECVADRRLDAERFLPAQALEITVDSRLTERPGFAPSEAAVRKAADRAIDVPRYRKMLARLVPPMLERAEAIARERAQATIDAARAEVGARLDAELARLHALRAVNPAVRPEEIEALAAEREALLEALPGARLRLDAVRFIASADILALR from the coding sequence ATGTTCGTTCCCGGTCAACGCTGGATCTCCACTGCCGAGCCCGAGCTCGGCCTCGGTACCGTGCTGCGGGTGGAGGGTCGCCATGTGCAGGTCCTGTTCGCCAAGGCCGGCGTGCTGCGCAGCTATGCGAGCGATTCGGCACCGCTCGAGCGCGCCGAATTCCGGCCCGGTCAGCGCGTCGCCGGCAAGGGCGTGGCCTTCCTGGTCGAACGCGTGGAGATCAAGGACGGGCTGCTGATCTACCGCGGCGAGGGGCGCGAGCTGCACGAGGGCCAGCTCGACGACGAGCAGAGCGTGAGCCGCGCCGACGAACGCCTGATCGGCGGCCGCACCGATCCGGTGGCGCAGTTCGAACTACGCGTGGAGGCCCTGAAGCGCCGCGCCCAGGCGCGACGCTCGCCGGCATGGGGGCTCGGCGCGGCCCGTATCGGCCTGTTGCCGCACCAGTTGCGGGTGGCCGGCATCGCTGCCGCGCGGCGGCCGCCGCGGGTGCTGCTGGCCGACGAAGTGGGGCTGGGCAAGACCATCGAGGCCGGCATGATCCTCGCCCGCCAGCTCGCCACCGGCCGCGCCGAACGGGTCCTGGTGCTGCTGCCCGAGCCGCTGGTCTATCAATGGTTCGTCGAGCTCTGGCGGCGCTTCAATCTGCCTTTTGCGATCTACGACGAGGAGCGCTGCGAAGCGATCGCCTGCAACGATCCCGCGCGCAATCCGTTCGAGGACGAGCAGCTGGTGATCGCCGATTTCGGTCTGTTCGAGGGCCGCGAAGAGCGCACGTCCCAGCTGCTGGCGGCCCGCTGGGACATCGTGGTGGTGGACGAGGCCCATCACCTGGAATGGACCCCTGCCGCCGCCAGCCCCCGCTATGCGCTGGTGGAAAAGCTCGCCGCCGTGAGTCCCGGCCTGATCCTGCTCACCGCCACGCCCGAGCAGCTCGGCCGGGCCGGACATTTCGCGCGGCTGCGCCTGCTCGATCCGCAGCGCTACCACGACCTCGACGCCTACCTGGAGGAAACCGCGCGTTTCCGCGGCCTGTCGGCGATCGCCGATCGTCTGCAGCAGGGTCTGCCGCTCACCCTGGCGCAACAGGCCGAACTGGAACGCGCCTTCGCCGGCGATGCCCATCTCACCGCGCTGCTGGCCGAGCCGGGCCGCCCCGCCCACGCCCGTGAACTGCTGGGTGCGCTGATCGACCGCCACGGCACCGGACGGGTGATGTTCCGCAATCGCCGCGCCGGCGTCGGCGGTTTTCCGCGCCGGCGCCCGGTATGGGAGGCGGTCGCGCGGGCAGCGGACGAGGCGCGCCGGCAGGCCTGGCTGGCCGAGTTCCATGCCGACATCCAGCCCAGGCCGCCGGCGCTGAGCTTCGATTACGGCGACGATCCGCGGCTGGCGGCGCTGCTCGCCCTGCTGGAACGCCATCCGCAGGACAAGTTCCTGCTGATTTGCCGCAGCCAGGCCAAGGTGCTGGCGCTGGAAGAGGCGTTGCGGACCCGTACCGGCATCGGCCTGGCCCGCTTCCATGAAGGTTTGGGGCTCGTCCAGCGCGACCGCAACGCGGCCTGGTTCGCGCAGGCGGACGGCGCGCGGCTGCTGCTGTGCTCGGAAATCGGCTCGGAGGGACGCAACTTCCAGTTCGCCCATCATCTGGTGCTGTGGGACCTGCCGCTCGACCCGGACCTGCTCGAACAGCGCATCGGCCGGCTGGATCGCATCGGCCAGCCGCACGACATCGACATCCACCTGCTGGTGCCGCCGGACAGCGCGCAGCACGTGCTCGCGCGCTGGTATGACGAGGGCATCGACGCCTTTCGCGAGAGTCCCGCCGACGGCCGCGAGCTGCTGCGCCGTTTCGGCGCGCCGCTCGCCGCGCTGGCCGAGGCCCATGCCCGCGGCGATGACGAACGCGACCAGGAACTCGAGGTGCTGATCGCCGAGACCCGGGCCGCCCACACGGAACTGGCCGCGATGATCCAGGAAGGCCGCGACCACCTGCTGGAACTGGCCGCCAGCCGCGATCCGCATGCCGACGAGCTCCTGCCCGCCTTGCGCGCGGAGGACGACGATCCCGGCCGCGACGCCTTCATCCAGCGGCTGATGGAGCATTTCGGCGTGCACGTGGAAGAACTTGACGCGCACACCCTCGTGCTCGATCCGCAATACCTGTCCACCGACGCCCTGCCCGGCCTCGGCGAAGGCCCGCAGGCGGCGACTTTCGACCGCGCCACCGCGCTGATCCGCGAGGACCTGCCGCTGCTCCGGCTCGATCACCCGCTGGTGCAGGGTGCCATGGATTTGGTGCTCTCCGGCGAACAGGGCAATGCCGCCTTCATGATCGACGACGCCCTGCCGCCGCGCAGCGCGCTGCTGCAGGCGGTATTCGTGCTCGAATGCGTGGCCGATCGCCGGCTCGACGCCGAGCGCTTCCTGCCGGCCCAGGCGCTCGAAATCACCGTGGACAGCCGGCTCACCGAGCGGCCGGGCTTCGCGCCTAGCGAAGCGGCGGTGCGCAAGGCCGCCGATCGCGCCATCGACGTGCCGCGCTATCGCAAGATGCTCGCCCGGCTGGTGCCGCCGATGCTGGAACGGGCTGAGGCGATCGCGCGCGAACGCGCGCAGGCGACGATCGACGCCGCCCGGGCCGAGGTGGGCGCCCGGCTGGATGCCGAACTCGCCCGCCTGCATGCCCTGCGTGCGGTGAACCCGGCGGTCCGTCCCGAGGAGATCGAGGCCCTCGCCGCCGAGCGCGAGGCCCTGCTCGAGGCCTTGCCCGGCGCGCGCCTGCGGCTGGACGCGGTGCGCTTCATCGCCAGCGCGGACATCCTGGCCCTGCGCTGA
- a CDS encoding S-(hydroxymethyl)glutathione dehydrogenase/class III alcohol dehydrogenase: MKSRAAVAFAPAQPLRIVELDVAPPRKGEVLVKISHTGVCHTDAFTLSGEDPEGVFPCVLGHEGAGVVVEVGEGVTSVKPGDHVIPLYTAECGECLFCKSGKTNLCVAVRATQGKGLMPDGTTRFSYQGEPIYHYMGCSTFSEYTVVAEVSLAKIHPQADPEQVCLLGCGVTTGIGAVRNTAKVQPGESVAVFGLGGIGLAVVQGAHKAGAGRIIAIDTNPAKFELARRFGATDVVNPKDHDKPIQQVIIEMTGWGVDHSFECIGNVQVMRAALECAHRGWGQSVIIGVAGAGQEISTRPFQLVTGRKWMGSAFGGVKGRTQLPGMVEEAMRGEIDIAPFITHTMGLEDINHAFELMHAGQSIRSVVHF; the protein is encoded by the coding sequence ATGAAATCCCGTGCTGCCGTCGCCTTTGCCCCCGCCCAGCCGCTGCGCATCGTCGAGCTCGACGTCGCCCCGCCCAGAAAGGGCGAGGTGCTGGTCAAGATCAGCCATACCGGCGTGTGCCATACCGATGCCTTCACCTTGTCTGGCGAGGATCCGGAGGGCGTGTTCCCGTGCGTGCTCGGGCACGAAGGCGCGGGCGTCGTCGTCGAGGTGGGCGAGGGCGTGACCAGCGTCAAGCCGGGTGACCACGTGATCCCGCTCTACACCGCCGAATGCGGCGAGTGCCTGTTCTGCAAGAGCGGCAAGACCAACCTGTGCGTGGCCGTGCGCGCCACCCAGGGCAAGGGCCTGATGCCCGACGGCACCACGCGCTTTTCCTACCAAGGTGAACCCATCTACCACTACATGGGCTGCTCCACCTTCAGCGAATACACCGTGGTGGCCGAGGTGTCGCTGGCCAAGATCCACCCGCAGGCCGATCCCGAGCAGGTGTGTCTGCTCGGCTGCGGCGTCACCACCGGCATCGGCGCGGTGCGCAACACGGCCAAGGTGCAGCCGGGGGAATCGGTCGCCGTGTTCGGGCTGGGCGGCATTGGCCTGGCGGTGGTGCAGGGCGCGCACAAGGCCGGTGCCGGCCGCATCATCGCGATCGACACCAACCCGGCCAAGTTCGAGCTGGCCCGCCGTTTCGGCGCGACCGATGTCGTCAATCCGAAGGACCATGACAAGCCCATCCAGCAGGTCATCATCGAGATGACGGGCTGGGGCGTGGACCACAGCTTCGAGTGCATCGGCAACGTGCAGGTGATGCGCGCGGCACTGGAATGTGCCCACCGCGGCTGGGGCCAGAGCGTGATCATCGGCGTGGCGGGCGCAGGGCAGGAAATCAGCACCCGCCCGTTCCAGCTCGTGACCGGCCGCAAATGGATGGGCTCGGCCTTCGGCGGGGTCAAGGGCCGCACGCAGCTGCCGGGCATGGTCGAGGAGGCGATGCGCGGCGAGATCGACATCGCGCCGTTCATCACCCACACCATGGGCCTGGAGGACATCAACCATGCCTTCGAGCTGATGCATGCGGGTCAGTCGATCCGCTCGGTGGTCCATTTCTAA
- a CDS encoding tetratricopeptide repeat protein: MERTLSLPGLDGKPVVVDTVRIEALLAADPAMAAATLLQAARRGHPHAQTWLGQLYLDGRGVPRDAGEACYWFRRAAHAGLPMAMNMLGRCHDHGWGTPVDYTLAAIWYRRAGEAGSDWGCYNYAHLLDQGRGVPRDTAAAIAWFERAAAMGHGRAMHFLGSCYERGHGVPRDRARAIELYRHAAATGDYRGLCSWASVLCERGEIDAALACLRRAVAQAPAHYLRALARTLEAAAHATLRDFGLRIAAQLDAAAPPSAARETG, translated from the coding sequence ATGGAGCGCACCCTGAGCCTGCCCGGCCTCGACGGCAAGCCGGTCGTGGTCGATACCGTCCGGATCGAAGCCCTGCTCGCCGCCGATCCCGCGATGGCCGCCGCGACACTGCTGCAGGCTGCACGCCGTGGCCATCCGCACGCGCAAACCTGGCTCGGCCAGCTGTATCTGGACGGTCGCGGCGTGCCGCGCGACGCCGGCGAGGCCTGCTACTGGTTCCGCCGCGCCGCGCACGCCGGCCTGCCGATGGCGATGAACATGCTCGGCCGCTGCCACGACCACGGCTGGGGCACGCCGGTGGACTACACCCTGGCCGCGATCTGGTATCGCCGCGCCGGCGAGGCCGGCTCGGACTGGGGCTGCTACAACTACGCGCATCTGCTCGACCAGGGGCGCGGCGTGCCGCGCGACACCGCTGCCGCGATCGCCTGGTTCGAACGCGCCGCGGCGATGGGCCACGGTCGCGCCATGCACTTTCTGGGCAGCTGCTACGAGCGCGGACACGGCGTGCCACGCGACCGCGCGCGGGCGATCGAGCTGTACCGACACGCCGCCGCGACCGGCGACTACCGCGGCCTGTGCAGCTGGGCGTCGGTATTGTGCGAGCGCGGCGAGATCGACGCCGCCCTCGCCTGCCTGCGTCGCGCGGTGGCGCAGGCCCCGGCGCATTACCTGCGTGCCCTGGCGCGCACGCTGGAGGCGGCCGCGCACGCGACGCTGCGCGACTTCGGCCTGCGCATCGCCGCCCAGCTCGATGCGGCCGCCCCGCCCTCGGCGGCGCGGGAGACCGGCTAG
- a CDS encoding C40 family peptidase, producing the protein MPIKTLTAAFALLAATWIATPARADEAQTITPFNASHAASTAAPALPALNPAAALAGSTVAVDVDRLLGLDEVLGPQSELRQALISLAMQLRDIRYVRGGRDPSTGFDCSGFVRYVFAHAIGLELPANSASQFLAGLKVSRSQMQPGDLVFFRTGRRGISHVGIYLDNGRFIHSPSRGKSVEVSSLDEAYWARHFAGARRPEGMDDNG; encoded by the coding sequence ATGCCGATCAAGACATTGACCGCCGCGTTCGCGCTGCTCGCCGCCACCTGGATCGCCACGCCCGCACGGGCCGATGAAGCCCAGACCATCACGCCCTTCAATGCTTCCCACGCCGCTTCGACCGCGGCGCCGGCCTTGCCCGCGCTGAATCCGGCCGCGGCGCTCGCCGGCTCCACCGTCGCGGTGGACGTGGATCGTCTGCTCGGCCTGGACGAGGTGCTCGGCCCGCAGAGCGAGCTGCGCCAGGCGCTGATATCGCTGGCCATGCAGCTGCGCGACATCCGCTACGTGCGCGGTGGCCGCGATCCCTCCACCGGCTTCGATTGCAGCGGTTTCGTGCGCTACGTGTTCGCTCATGCCATCGGCCTGGAGCTGCCGGCCAATTCGGCCTCGCAGTTCCTCGCCGGGCTCAAGGTCAGCCGCAGCCAGATGCAGCCGGGTGATCTGGTGTTCTTCCGCACCGGCCGGCGCGGCATCTCGCACGTGGGCATCTATCTCGACAACGGCCGCTTCATCCATTCGCCGTCGCGGGGCAAGAGCGTGGAAGTCTCCAGCCTCGACGAGGCCTATTGGGCACGGCATTTCGCCGGTGCGCGCCGTCCCGAAGGCATGGACGACAACGGCTGA